One stretch of Streptomyces sp. A2-16 DNA includes these proteins:
- a CDS encoding HAMP domain-containing protein yields the protein MSENSGTPVLEEGQNADRIRASDLRPLLAAMTAARDGDFRRMPESGDGIVAELTAVFNQLVDRNVHFTGEVNRVKRELVRHGRLDERLSPSPGQGTWTSRVDDVNQLLDALVAPAANATRVLDAVAGGDLTQRVDLHDGNRQLRGDLRRLGRAVNKMVDQLSLFTGEVTRVAREVGTEGRLGGRAKVTGLSGSWRDVTEAVNTMASRLTAQVRDIALVTTAVARGDLTRTVTVEATGELLELKLTVNTMVDQLSAFADEVTRVAREVGTEGQLGGRAQVRGVSGVWKDLTDNVNFMASNLTSQVRNIAQVTTAVANGDLSQKITVDAQGEILELKSTINTMVDQLSAFADEVTRVAREVGTEGNLGGRAQVRGVSGVWKDLTDNVNFMADNLTSQVRNIALVSTAVAQGDLGKKITVEAKGEILELKSTINTMVDQLSAFADEVTRVAREVGTEGNLGGQAQVRGVSGVWKDLTDNVNFMALNLTSQVRNIAQVTTAVANGDLSKKITVDARGEILELKDTVNTMVEQLRAFADEVTRVAREVGTDGRLGGRAQVLGVSGVWRDLTDNVNYMADNLTSQVRNIAQVTTAVANGDLSKKIDVDARGEILELKTAINTMVDTLSSFSSEVTRVAREVGSEGQLGGQARVEGVYGTWKRLTTNVNELASNLTTQVRAIAEVASAVAQGDMSRSITVETQGEVAELKDNINLMVANLRETTRAKDWLESNLARLAALMQGHRDLMEVADLILRELTPLVNAQYGAFFLADPDEDGASLHTTVPAKGLAFIAGYGSAQGATVDTGGMPVHGLVRQAAREKKRILVEEAPPDYIKINSGLGEAAPSSVVIIPILFEDKLLGVIELASFSRFSDVHLAFFDQFVNTIGVAINTIIANSRTESLLGESQRLAMQLQERSDELQMQQAELQRSNAELEEKAALLATSSQYKSEFLANMSHELRTPLNSLLILARLLSDNPDGHLSDQEVQFATTIHRSGSDLLQLINDILDLSKIEAGRMDVRPKKLPLIKLLDYVHATFRPLTLDRGLAFEVAVGEDVPREMYSDEQRLQQILRNLLSNAIKFTATGRVELRVNRVKDAEHAYVLDSDDVVAFAVSDTGIGIAREKLPVIFEAFQQADGTTNRKYGGTGLGLSISREIAGLLGGRIVAESEPGKGSTFTLYVPVVSPGHTATGPTTEDHPLPAPEDLSTEPYPTAHDAEDSWPAPTKLEAWKAGRAGQVLPGRRVLIVDDDIRNVFALTHVLGRVGMPVLYAENGREGIETLERNPDVELVLMDIMMPEMDGYETIAAIRRTSRWSGLPIVALTAKAMPGDREKSIARGANDYVPKPVDVDQLLTVVCALLDPEGARTEERTDAEEAVVPPTDD from the coding sequence ATGAGTGAGAACAGTGGTACGCCTGTGCTCGAAGAAGGGCAGAATGCCGACCGGATTCGAGCATCGGATCTACGCCCTCTGCTCGCCGCGATGACCGCCGCCCGGGACGGCGACTTCCGCCGGATGCCGGAGTCCGGGGACGGCATCGTGGCCGAACTGACGGCCGTCTTCAACCAGCTGGTGGACCGCAACGTCCACTTCACGGGCGAGGTCAACCGGGTCAAGCGGGAGCTGGTGCGGCACGGCCGGCTCGACGAGCGGCTCTCCCCCAGCCCGGGGCAGGGCACGTGGACCTCCCGGGTCGACGACGTGAACCAGCTGCTCGACGCCCTGGTGGCCCCGGCCGCCAACGCGACCCGGGTCCTGGACGCGGTGGCCGGCGGCGATCTGACCCAGCGGGTCGATCTGCACGACGGCAACCGGCAGCTGCGCGGTGATCTGCGGCGTCTGGGCCGGGCCGTGAACAAGATGGTCGACCAGCTCTCCCTGTTCACCGGCGAGGTGACCCGGGTGGCCCGCGAGGTCGGCACCGAGGGCCGGCTCGGCGGGCGGGCCAAGGTGACGGGTCTTTCGGGCAGTTGGCGCGATGTGACCGAGGCGGTCAACACCATGGCGTCCCGGCTGACCGCTCAGGTCCGGGACATCGCCCTGGTGACGACGGCGGTGGCCCGCGGCGACCTGACCCGGACGGTCACGGTCGAGGCGACGGGCGAGCTGCTCGAACTGAAGCTGACCGTGAACACCATGGTCGACCAGCTCTCCGCCTTCGCCGACGAGGTCACCCGGGTGGCCCGCGAGGTCGGCACCGAGGGGCAGTTGGGCGGCCGGGCCCAGGTGCGGGGCGTGTCCGGGGTCTGGAAGGACCTCACCGACAACGTCAACTTCATGGCGTCGAACCTGACGTCACAGGTGCGGAACATCGCCCAGGTGACGACGGCCGTGGCCAACGGCGACCTGAGTCAGAAGATCACCGTGGACGCGCAGGGCGAGATCCTGGAGCTCAAGTCCACCATCAACACCATGGTCGACCAGCTCTCCGCCTTCGCCGACGAGGTCACCCGCGTCGCCCGCGAGGTCGGCACCGAGGGCAACCTCGGCGGCCGCGCCCAGGTGCGAGGCGTGTCCGGGGTCTGGAAGGACCTCACCGACAACGTCAACTTCATGGCGGACAACCTCACTTCCCAGGTCCGCAACATCGCCCTGGTGTCGACGGCGGTGGCGCAGGGCGACCTCGGCAAGAAGATCACGGTGGAGGCGAAGGGCGAGATCCTGGAGCTCAAGTCCACCATCAACACCATGGTCGACCAGCTCTCCGCCTTCGCCGACGAGGTGACGAGGGTCGCCCGCGAGGTCGGCACGGAAGGCAATCTGGGCGGCCAGGCCCAGGTCCGGGGCGTGTCGGGCGTCTGGAAGGACCTCACCGACAACGTCAACTTCATGGCCCTGAACCTGACGTCGCAGGTCCGCAACATCGCCCAGGTCACCACCGCCGTCGCCAACGGCGACCTCTCCAAGAAGATCACCGTCGACGCCCGCGGCGAGATCCTCGAACTGAAGGACACCGTCAACACGATGGTGGAGCAACTGCGGGCCTTCGCCGACGAGGTGACGAGGGTGGCCCGCGAGGTCGGCACCGACGGGCGGCTCGGCGGGCGCGCCCAGGTGCTCGGCGTCTCCGGGGTCTGGCGGGACCTGACCGACAACGTCAACTACATGGCCGACAACCTGACCTCACAGGTCCGCAACATCGCCCAGGTCACCACCGCCGTCGCCAACGGCGACCTCTCCAAGAAGATCGACGTGGACGCCCGCGGCGAGATCCTGGAGCTGAAGACCGCCATCAACACCATGGTCGACACGCTCTCCTCCTTCTCCTCCGAGGTCACCCGCGTGGCCCGCGAGGTCGGCTCGGAGGGCCAACTCGGCGGCCAGGCACGGGTCGAGGGCGTGTACGGCACCTGGAAGCGGCTGACGACCAACGTGAACGAACTCGCCTCCAACCTGACCACCCAGGTCCGCGCGATCGCCGAGGTCGCCTCCGCGGTGGCCCAGGGCGACATGTCCCGCTCGATCACCGTCGAGACGCAGGGCGAGGTCGCGGAGCTCAAGGACAACATCAACCTGATGGTGGCCAACCTCCGCGAGACGACCCGCGCCAAGGACTGGCTGGAGTCGAACCTCGCGCGCCTCGCCGCCCTGATGCAGGGCCACCGGGACCTGATGGAGGTCGCCGACCTGATCCTGCGCGAGCTGACCCCGCTGGTGAACGCCCAGTACGGGGCGTTCTTCCTGGCCGACCCGGACGAGGACGGGGCCTCGCTGCACACCACCGTGCCCGCGAAGGGGCTGGCGTTCATCGCGGGCTACGGCTCGGCGCAGGGCGCGACCGTCGACACCGGCGGCATGCCGGTCCACGGTCTGGTGCGCCAGGCGGCCCGCGAGAAGAAGCGCATCCTGGTGGAGGAGGCCCCGCCGGACTACATCAAGATCAACAGCGGCCTCGGCGAGGCGGCCCCGAGCAGTGTCGTCATCATCCCGATCCTCTTCGAGGACAAGCTCCTCGGCGTGATCGAGCTGGCGTCCTTCTCCCGCTTCTCCGATGTCCACCTGGCCTTCTTCGACCAGTTCGTGAACACCATCGGCGTCGCCATCAACACCATCATCGCCAACTCCCGCACCGAGTCCCTGCTGGGCGAGTCCCAGCGCCTGGCGATGCAGCTCCAGGAACGCTCGGACGAACTTCAGATGCAACAGGCGGAGTTGCAGCGCTCCAACGCGGAACTGGAGGAGAAGGCGGCCCTGTTGGCCACCTCGTCCCAGTACAAGTCGGAGTTCCTGGCGAACATGTCCCACGAACTCCGCACGCCGTTGAACTCCCTGCTGATCCTGGCGAGGCTCCTCTCCGACAACCCGGACGGCCATCTCTCCGACCAGGAAGTGCAGTTCGCGACGACGATCCACCGCTCGGGCTCCGACCTGCTCCAGCTGATCAACGACATCCTGGACCTGTCGAAGATCGAGGCCGGCCGGATGGACGTACGCCCGAAGAAGCTGCCGCTCATCAAGCTGCTCGACTACGTCCACGCCACCTTCCGCCCGCTCACCCTGGACCGGGGGCTCGCCTTCGAGGTGGCGGTCGGCGAGGACGTGCCGCGCGAGATGTACTCGGACGAGCAGCGCCTCCAGCAGATCCTGCGCAACCTGCTCTCCAACGCGATCAAGTTCACCGCCACGGGCCGGGTCGAACTGCGCGTGAACCGCGTCAAGGACGCCGAGCACGCATACGTCCTCGACAGCGACGACGTGGTCGCCTTCGCGGTCTCCGACACCGGTATCGGCATCGCGCGGGAGAAACTCCCGGTGATCTTCGAGGCGTTCCAGCAGGCCGACGGCACCACCAACCGCAAGTACGGCGGCACGGGACTCGGCCTGTCCATCAGCCGGGAGATCGCGGGCCTGCTGGGCGGCCGTATCGTCGCGGAGAGCGAACCCGGCAAGGGCTCCACCTTCACGCTGTACGTCCCTGTCGTCAGCCCCGGCCACACGGCGACCGGCCCGACCACCGAGGACCACCCCCTGCCGGCCCCGGAGGACCTGTCCACCGAGCCCTATCCGACCGCCCACGACGCCGAGGACTCCTGGCCCGCGCCCACCAAGCTGGAGGCGTGGAAGGCGGGCCGGGCGGGGCAGGTGCTGCCCGGGCGCCGGGTGCTGATCGTCGACGACGACATCCGCAACGTCTTCGCCCTCACCCATGTGCTGGGCCGGGTCGGCATGCCGGTCCTGTACGCGGAGAACGGCCGCGAGGGCATCGAGACCCTGGAGCGCAACCCGGACGTCGAACTCGTGCTGATGGACATCATGATGCCGGAGATGGACGGCTACGAGACCATCGCCGCCATCCGCCGCACCTCTCGCTGGTCCGGGCTGCCCATCGTCGCGCTCACCGCGAAGGCGATGCCCGGAGACCGCGAGAAGTCGATCGCGCGCGGCGCGAACGACTACGTGCCCAAGCCGGTGGACGTCGACCAGCTGTTGACCGTGGTATGCGCGCTCCTTGACCCAGAGGGCGCACGAACCGAGGAGCGGACCGACGCCGAGGAGGCGGTGGTACCGCCCACCGACGACTGA